Proteins encoded by one window of Winogradskyella sp. PG-2:
- a CDS encoding ABC transporter permease — translation MGNQNNSLTSLALQKFKKNFWGVLSLGIIACIGLISIFAYLFAPDASKNANQMHLSIHSKSPGFEVKMLTIPSDIESNQNFFSKLFFGKENTDTEIPIESFSVKDNIFHYVEYASDGLKGLEKQINLSQFPDLDYKSYIDNRSFIFGTDKYGRDYLSRILIGSRISFFIGFVAVFISLIVGLLMGSLAGYYGGKIDAFIMWIINMTWSIPTLLLVIAITLALGKGFWQVFIAVGLTMWVEVARVVRGQIISAKEMQYITAARALGYNDYRIVTKHILPNIFGPLIVISAANFAAAILIESGLSFLGIGAQPPMASWGAMIKDHYNYIILGKPYLALIPGLCIMLLVMAFMLVGNALRDALDVKT, via the coding sequence ATGGGAAACCAAAATAATTCACTAACAAGTTTAGCGCTTCAAAAGTTTAAAAAGAACTTTTGGGGCGTTTTAAGTTTAGGAATTATTGCTTGTATTGGTCTCATTTCAATTTTCGCGTACCTATTTGCTCCAGATGCTTCTAAAAATGCAAATCAAATGCATTTATCTATACATTCTAAATCACCAGGATTTGAAGTAAAAATGCTAACCATTCCATCTGATATAGAGTCTAATCAAAACTTTTTTTCAAAATTATTCTTTGGAAAAGAAAATACTGACACTGAAATTCCGATAGAGTCCTTCAGCGTAAAAGACAATATTTTTCATTATGTTGAATATGCTTCTGATGGATTAAAAGGTCTTGAGAAGCAGATTAATTTATCACAATTTCCTGATTTAGACTATAAGTCTTACATAGATAATAGAAGCTTTATTTTCGGAACAGATAAATATGGAAGAGATTATTTAAGTCGAATTTTAATAGGCTCTCGTATTTCATTTTTCATTGGTTTTGTTGCTGTTTTTATTTCGTTAATCGTAGGTTTACTTATGGGAAGTCTAGCTGGTTATTATGGTGGAAAAATAGACGCATTTATTATGTGGATTATAAATATGACATGGTCAATCCCAACACTACTATTGGTAATAGCAATTACATTAGCATTAGGAAAGGGATTTTGGCAAGTGTTTATTGCTGTAGGTCTAACAATGTGGGTGGAAGTGGCAAGAGTGGTTCGTGGACAGATTATAAGTGCCAAAGAAATGCAATATATTACTGCTGCAAGAGCTTTAGGTTATAATGATTACAGAATTGTTACTAAACATATTTTACCTAATATTTTTGGACCACTCATTGTAATTTCGGCAGCTAATTTTGCAGCTGCAATTTTAATAGAAAGTGGATTAAGTTTCTTAGGTATTGGTGCGCAACCACCTATGGCAAGTTGGGGAGCAATGATTAAAGATCATTACAATTATATTATATTAGGAAAACCATATTTAGCCTTAATTCCGGGACTTTGTATTATGCTTTTGGTAATGGCTTTTATGCTGGTGGGAAATGCATTGAGAGATGCTTTAGATGTAAAAACTTAA
- the yihA gene encoding ribosome biogenesis GTP-binding protein YihA/YsxC → MKIKSAEFVISNSEVAKCPKKDLPEYAFIGRSNVGKSSLINMLTDRKSLAKTSGRPGKTQLINHFIINDSWYLVDLPGYGYARVSKSSKKKFQKFITNYFEQRRQLVSAFVLVDIRHKPQPIDIEFMQYLGESGIPFGIIFTKADKLKPQAIDRQVENYCQELLKFWEELPPYFVTSSSKKIGQEDVLNFIEDTNKEIEQLKAE, encoded by the coding sequence ATGAAAATAAAATCTGCTGAATTTGTTATTAGTAATTCTGAAGTGGCTAAATGCCCTAAAAAAGACTTACCCGAATACGCCTTTATAGGGAGAAGTAATGTTGGAAAATCTTCATTAATAAACATGCTAACTGACCGTAAAAGTTTAGCAAAAACTTCTGGAAGACCAGGAAAAACTCAACTTATAAATCACTTTATCATAAATGACAGTTGGTACCTAGTAGATTTACCTGGTTACGGTTACGCAAGAGTTTCTAAGTCCTCAAAAAAGAAATTTCAGAAATTTATAACTAACTATTTTGAACAGCGTCGACAACTGGTTTCTGCATTTGTTTTAGTAGATATTAGACATAAGCCGCAACCCATAGATATAGAGTTTATGCAGTATTTGGGTGAAAGCGGAATCCCTTTTGGAATTATTTTTACTAAAGCTGATAAATTAAAACCACAAGCTATAGATAGACAAGTTGAAAATTATTGCCAAGAATTATTGAAGTTTTGGGAAGAACTACCGCCTTATTTTGTAACATCTTCTAGTAAGAAAATCGGACAAGAAGATGTTTTAAATTTTATAGAAGATACAAACAAAGAAATTGAACAACTTAAAGCTGAATAG
- a CDS encoding alpha/beta fold hydrolase, translated as MAHLLKKEKDYRYIEVGEGTPIIVLHGLMGGLSNFDAVTYFFSSNGYKVIIPELPIYTMSLIKTNVKSFANYLKAFIEFKGLDDVILLGNSLGGHIGLYHTKLYPEKVKGLIITGSSGLYESAMGGGYTKRSDYEVIKKKAQDVFYDPEVATKEIVDEVYETVNDRNKLIKTLAIAKSAIRHNMAKDLPKMHTPTCIIWGKNDNVTPPEVATEFHELLPDSDLYWIDKCGHAAMMEHPEEFNKILNAWLEKREF; from the coding sequence ATGGCACACCTTTTAAAAAAAGAAAAGGATTACAGATATATTGAAGTAGGAGAAGGCACACCAATCATTGTACTTCATGGTCTTATGGGTGGATTAAGTAATTTTGATGCTGTTACTTACTTTTTTAGCTCAAATGGATATAAGGTTATCATACCAGAGCTACCTATTTACACCATGTCATTAATTAAAACTAACGTTAAAAGTTTCGCTAATTACCTGAAAGCTTTTATTGAATTTAAAGGTTTAGATGATGTTATTTTATTAGGAAACTCTTTAGGTGGTCACATAGGCTTATATCACACAAAATTATATCCCGAAAAGGTTAAAGGTTTAATTATTACAGGTAGCTCAGGATTATATGAAAGCGCTATGGGAGGTGGTTATACTAAGCGTAGTGATTATGAGGTTATAAAAAAGAAAGCGCAAGATGTTTTTTACGACCCTGAAGTCGCTACAAAAGAAATTGTAGACGAAGTTTACGAGACTGTAAATGACCGTAATAAACTAATAAAAACCTTAGCTATTGCAAAAAGTGCCATTAGGCATAATATGGCAAAAGACTTACCTAAAATGCATACTCCAACTTGTATCATTTGGGGAAAAAATGATAATGTCACACCACCAGAAGTAGCAACTGAATTTCACGAACTTTTACCAGATTCTGATTTGTATTGGATTGACAAATGTGGACATGCTGCTATGATGGAACATCCAGAAGAATTTAATAAGATTTTAAATGCTTGGTTAGAAAAAAGAGAATTCTAG
- the mraZ gene encoding division/cell wall cluster transcriptional repressor MraZ translates to MNSFIGTYECKADAKGRLMIPAVLKKQLSAALQDGFVLKRAVFQPCLELYPMAEWNTLMAKVNTLNRFKKKNNDFIRRFTAGVKVVEVDNAGRLLIPKDLIGFSGITKAVVLASAVNIIEIWDKTKYEKAIDDAASDFADLAEEVMGQEDDNHGIS, encoded by the coding sequence GTGAATTCATTTATAGGAACATACGAGTGTAAAGCAGATGCCAAAGGAAGGCTGATGATTCCTGCTGTCTTAAAAAAGCAGTTATCGGCAGCATTGCAAGATGGTTTTGTTCTTAAACGTGCTGTTTTTCAGCCGTGTTTAGAGCTGTATCCAATGGCTGAGTGGAATACGTTAATGGCTAAAGTGAATACTTTAAATCGTTTCAAGAAAAAGAATAATGACTTCATAAGACGTTTCACGGCAGGTGTAAAAGTAGTAGAAGTTGATAATGCAGGACGATTATTAATTCCAAAGGATTTGATTGGTTTTTCAGGAATTACTAAAGCCGTGGTTTTGGCTTCTGCAGTAAATATTATTGAGATCTGGGATAAGACTAAATACGAGAAAGCGATTGATGATGCAGCTTCAGATTTTGCAGATCTGGCAGAAGAGGTAATGGGACAAGAGGATGATAATCATGGAATATCATAA
- the rsmH gene encoding 16S rRNA (cytosine(1402)-N(4))-methyltransferase RsmH — translation MEYHNAVLLKETVGGLDIKPDGVYVDVTFGGGGHSREILSRLGPNGKLYAFDQDKDALENKIDDDRFVLINENFRYIKRFLRFYGVKEVDGVLADFGVSSHQFDVAERGFSTRFEANLDMRMNQDSALSAYEVINNYDEEQLRAVFYQYGELRQAPAMARVIVAERSKVEIKTSEQLKTVLKQFLNHKKENKVLAQIYQAIRIEVNQEIEVLKELLQQMPEILKVKGRLSFISYHSLEDRLVKRFIRNGLFEGEPERDVFGNFEVPLKKVGGLIIPSQEEIKVNNRARSAKLRIAEKI, via the coding sequence ATGGAATATCATAATGCAGTTTTACTCAAAGAAACAGTCGGTGGTTTAGATATAAAACCAGACGGTGTTTATGTAGATGTCACTTTTGGTGGTGGAGGTCATAGCCGAGAGATTTTATCGAGGCTAGGTCCAAATGGTAAACTATATGCTTTTGACCAGGATAAAGACGCTTTAGAAAATAAAATTGACGATGATCGTTTTGTTCTCATTAATGAGAATTTCAGATATATAAAAAGGTTCTTAAGATTTTATGGAGTAAAGGAAGTTGATGGTGTTTTAGCTGACTTTGGGGTATCGTCTCATCAATTTGATGTTGCGGAACGTGGTTTTTCAACACGTTTTGAAGCAAACTTGGACATGAGAATGAATCAAGATAGTGCGTTATCTGCATATGAGGTTATAAATAATTATGACGAAGAGCAATTAAGAGCCGTTTTTTATCAATATGGAGAATTGCGACAAGCACCAGCAATGGCGAGAGTAATAGTTGCTGAAAGATCCAAAGTTGAAATAAAAACAAGTGAGCAATTAAAAACAGTTTTAAAGCAGTTTTTAAATCATAAGAAAGAAAATAAGGTGTTAGCTCAAATTTATCAAGCTATTCGGATTGAGGTAAATCAGGAGATTGAAGTATTGAAAGAGTTGTTACAGCAAATGCCAGAAATTCTTAAAGTAAAAGGGCGATTGAGTTTTATCTCATACCACTCATTAGAGGATAGATTAGTAAAGCGATTTATAAGAAACGGATTATTTGAAGGTGAGCCAGAGCGTGATGTCTTTGGAAATTTTGAAGTTCCACTAAAAAAAGTAGGTGGACTTATAATACCATCTCAAGAAGAAATAAAAGTAAATAATAGAGCCCGAAGTGCTAAACTTCGAATTGCTGAAAAAATATGA
- a CDS encoding FtsL-like putative cell division protein, which produces MKKSIYSILRGKFLISDDSFKNWRIILFISGLAIVMIASSHSADKKVHEIAQLTNEVKELRSAFVDGRSKLMRLKMESSIINKVAEKDIKISEIPPTKIRVVSSEDK; this is translated from the coding sequence ATGAAGAAAAGTATCTACAGCATATTACGTGGAAAGTTTCTAATCAGTGATGATTCATTCAAAAACTGGCGCATTATCCTTTTTATTTCTGGATTAGCTATTGTTATGATTGCTAGTTCTCATAGTGCTGATAAAAAAGTACATGAAATAGCACAACTGACTAATGAAGTTAAGGAGTTGAGGTCAGCATTTGTAGATGGTCGTTCAAAATTAATGCGATTAAAAATGGAGTCATCTATTATAAATAAAGTGGCGGAAAAGGATATTAAAATCTCTGAAATTCCGCCAACTAAAATTCGAGTAGTTAGCTCAGAAGACAAATAA
- a CDS encoding penicillin-binding protein, producing MFVFALAVVFKLCSIQFIQGDEYRELAEKRTVKDFDIEPNRGNVYSADGSLLATSIPKYDIRIDAVQASNVVFNEYIGALSDSLSAYKGKSAYYYKDIIRKARNNKNRYFLLARNISYSDYLRMRNFPLLKLGAIKGGLIVEQTTRREHPMGEIASRSIGYERIDENNYATRVGIDGAFGQKYLQGKKGKRLKQKIGNGQWKPIADFDQVEPQDGLDLYTTIDVNIQDIAHHSLLGQLEKYKAEHGCVVVMDVKTGEIKAIANLAKTSKGTYYEKLNYAVGESHEPGSTFKVMAMMAALEDKVIDTSTVIDAKNGRKMFYGRPINDSGQGHGKISAARALEVSSNIGLATIVDDHYSKKPEKFLERLSKWKLDRPLGVSIIGEGKPDIPRPGASNWSRNALPSMAYGYNLTMTPLQTLAFYNAIANDGELIKPRFIRAVKSFDKNIEVFEKEVLVDEICSDKTLAEIRDILKNVVIRGTGKRMYSKTFSMAGKTGTARTNYADFEEWKKKKEYISSFAGYFPSEKPKYSCIVVIHKPIVEVGYYGVDVAGPVFKRIAQKIYTDTPIIDEVKTLDFDNSLVNQDFESYYENARKYKALMPSVVGMPAMDAIALLENLQVNVKVKLNGNGIIKKQSVGRHQKLQPNQTIVLEAS from the coding sequence ATGTTTGTCTTTGCTTTAGCTGTAGTTTTTAAGTTGTGTAGTATTCAATTTATTCAAGGAGATGAATATAGGGAGCTTGCTGAAAAACGTACCGTAAAAGATTTTGATATTGAGCCAAATCGCGGAAATGTTTATTCTGCTGATGGTAGTTTGTTGGCGACATCTATTCCTAAGTATGATATTAGAATTGATGCTGTCCAGGCTAGTAATGTTGTTTTTAATGAGTATATCGGTGCATTGTCAGATTCGTTGTCAGCTTATAAAGGAAAATCAGCCTATTATTATAAGGATATAATTAGAAAGGCACGTAATAATAAAAATAGATATTTTCTTTTAGCAAGAAACATTAGTTATTCCGATTATTTAAGGATGCGAAATTTCCCTTTACTAAAACTAGGTGCTATAAAAGGTGGACTAATAGTGGAGCAAACAACACGTCGTGAGCATCCTATGGGAGAAATAGCTTCTCGTTCTATTGGTTATGAGCGTATTGATGAAAATAATTATGCAACAAGAGTTGGTATTGATGGTGCATTTGGGCAAAAGTATTTGCAAGGAAAAAAAGGAAAACGTTTAAAGCAAAAAATTGGGAATGGGCAATGGAAGCCCATTGCTGATTTTGATCAGGTTGAACCGCAAGACGGTTTAGATTTATACACTACAATAGATGTTAATATACAGGATATTGCACACCATTCACTTTTAGGGCAGCTTGAAAAGTATAAAGCAGAGCACGGTTGTGTTGTGGTTATGGATGTTAAAACAGGTGAAATTAAAGCGATAGCCAATTTGGCAAAAACATCGAAAGGTACATATTATGAGAAACTAAATTACGCTGTTGGTGAAAGCCATGAACCTGGTTCTACATTTAAGGTAATGGCAATGATGGCTGCTTTAGAAGATAAAGTTATAGATACATCTACAGTAATTGATGCCAAAAACGGTAGAAAAATGTTTTATGGTCGTCCAATAAATGATTCTGGTCAAGGACATGGAAAAATTTCTGCAGCAAGAGCTTTAGAAGTATCATCAAATATTGGGTTAGCGACTATTGTTGATGATCATTATTCAAAAAAACCTGAGAAATTTTTAGAAAGACTTAGTAAATGGAAATTGGATCGGCCTTTGGGTGTTTCAATTATTGGTGAAGGTAAGCCAGATATTCCACGTCCAGGTGCTTCAAATTGGAGTAGGAATGCATTACCATCAATGGCATATGGATATAACCTAACGATGACACCACTTCAGACGTTAGCTTTTTATAATGCTATTGCTAATGATGGTGAGTTAATTAAACCAAGGTTTATAAGAGCTGTAAAATCATTTGATAAAAATATTGAGGTTTTTGAAAAGGAGGTTTTAGTTGATGAAATATGTTCTGATAAAACCTTAGCTGAGATTAGAGATATTCTTAAAAATGTCGTGATTCGTGGCACCGGAAAGCGTATGTATTCCAAAACCTTTTCCATGGCAGGGAAAACAGGAACAGCACGTACAAACTATGCTGATTTTGAAGAATGGAAAAAGAAAAAAGAGTACATCTCCTCATTTGCGGGCTATTTTCCATCTGAGAAACCTAAATATTCATGTATTGTGGTTATTCATAAACCAATTGTAGAAGTTGGGTATTATGGTGTTGATGTGGCTGGCCCTGTTTTTAAGCGGATTGCTCAAAAAATCTATACAGATACTCCAATTATAGATGAGGTTAAGACTTTAGATTTTGACAACAGTCTAGTTAATCAAGATTTTGAAAGCTATTACGAAAATGCTCGTAAATACAAAGCGTTAATGCCAAGCGTAGTTGGTATGCCAGCAATGGATGCTATTGCTTTGCTTGAAAACCTTCAGGTTAATGTAAAAGTGAAGTTAAATGGTAATGGTATTATAAAAAAGCAATCTGTAGGTAGACATCAAAAATTACAACCAAACCAAACCATAGTCTTAGAGGCATCATGA
- a CDS encoding UDP-N-acetylmuramoyl-L-alanyl-D-glutamate--2,6-diaminopimelate ligase yields MMILKDILYKVTINAVVGSTSVAINKMEFDSRKIGSDDVFVAISGTITDGHEYIAKVIEAGATAVVCETLPEILKDGIAYIEVANSNQALAYMAANYFEHPSENLKLIGVTGTNGKTTVTSLLYQLFKKAGYKVGLLSTVKIMVDNTTYKATHTTPDSLTINAYLKQMNDEGIEFCFMEVSSHGIHQSRTEGLKFAGGIFTNLSHDHLDYHETFAEYRDVKKTFFDQLSKDAFTLSNIDDKNGLVMLQNTKAKKYTYALKNYADYRAQILENEFSGLLLKVNDSELWTRLIGSFNAYNILAIYGAAELLGLEKDEVLRLISELENVSGRFQYFISDEKITAIVDYAHTPDALKNVLETINSIRTKNEELITVVGCGGDRDKTKRPKMAHIASALSSKVIFTSDNPRSEVPETIIEDMEKGVEPQNFKKTLSITDRKQAIKTACQMAVGKDIILIAGKGHETYQEIKGERFDFDDYKTVQEFLKQLQK; encoded by the coding sequence ATGATGATACTAAAAGACATATTGTATAAGGTTACTATTAATGCTGTGGTTGGTAGCACGAGTGTTGCTATTAATAAGATGGAATTTGATTCTCGTAAGATTGGGTCTGATGATGTATTTGTGGCTATTTCAGGAACTATAACTGATGGTCATGAATATATAGCAAAGGTTATTGAAGCTGGTGCAACTGCTGTTGTGTGCGAAACACTTCCAGAGATTCTTAAGGATGGAATTGCCTATATAGAAGTTGCTAATTCTAATCAGGCGTTGGCTTATATGGCTGCTAATTATTTTGAGCATCCTTCAGAAAACTTAAAGCTTATTGGAGTTACTGGAACCAATGGAAAGACAACAGTAACAAGTTTGTTATATCAACTATTTAAGAAAGCAGGTTATAAAGTTGGATTGTTATCTACTGTGAAAATCATGGTAGATAATACAACTTATAAGGCTACACATACTACACCAGATTCTTTGACTATCAACGCTTATTTAAAACAAATGAACGATGAAGGAATTGAATTTTGTTTTATGGAGGTGAGTTCTCATGGTATTCATCAGAGTAGAACAGAAGGCTTGAAGTTTGCAGGCGGCATCTTTACAAATCTATCACATGATCATTTAGATTACCATGAAACCTTTGCGGAATATAGAGATGTCAAAAAAACATTCTTTGATCAGTTGTCAAAAGATGCGTTTACCCTTTCTAATATAGATGACAAGAATGGTTTAGTAATGCTTCAGAATACGAAGGCAAAAAAATATACTTATGCTTTAAAGAATTATGCAGATTATAGAGCGCAAATTTTAGAGAATGAGTTTAGCGGATTGCTATTAAAAGTTAATGATAGTGAATTATGGACACGCTTAATAGGAAGTTTTAATGCCTATAATATTTTGGCGATCTATGGAGCGGCAGAATTATTAGGATTAGAAAAAGATGAGGTCTTAAGGCTTATCAGTGAACTTGAAAATGTTTCAGGGAGATTTCAATATTTCATTTCAGATGAAAAAATCACAGCTATTGTAGACTACGCACACACACCTGATGCTTTAAAGAATGTCTTAGAAACCATCAACAGTATTCGCACTAAAAACGAAGAGTTAATTACGGTTGTAGGTTGTGGTGGAGATAGAGACAAAACCAAGCGCCCTAAAATGGCGCATATCGCTTCTGCCCTTAGTAGCAAGGTGATTTTTACTAGTGATAATCCGCGAAGTGAAGTGCCAGAAACCATAATAGAAGATATGGAAAAAGGTGTTGAGCCTCAGAATTTCAAAAAAACCTTATCAATTACAGATAGAAAGCAAGCGATTAAAACAGCTTGTCAAATGGCGGTCGGAAAAGATATTATTCTAATTGCAGGAAAAGGTCATGAGACTTATCAGGAGATTAAAGGAGAACGCTTTGATTTTGATGATTATAAAACAGTACAAGAATTTTTAAAACAATTACAAAAGTAG
- the mraY gene encoding phospho-N-acetylmuramoyl-pentapeptide-transferase: protein MLYYLFEYLEQQFQFPGASLFGFLTFRAAVAIILSLLISTIFGKRIIRFLQKQQVGETIRDLGLEGQVEKAGTPTMGGIIIILATLIPVLLLAKLENIYIILLIITTLWMGTIGFIDDYIKKFKNDKEGLKGKFKVLGQVGLGLIVGLTLYFHEDVTIKEELPIQEQRVLLDENPNLPEAQLFDVAKKSTKTTIPFVKNNEFDYSDLITWISPDLEKYAWMIFILVTIIIVTAVSNGANLTDGIDGLAAGTSAIVVLTLGIFAWVSGNIIFSQYLDIMYIPQVEEITIYIAAFVGALIGFLWYNAYPAQVFMGDTGSLTIGGIIAVIAIAVRKEWLIPILCGIFLAENLSVMMQVSYFKYTRKKYGEGRRIFKMSPLHHHYQKSGYHESKIVTRFWIVGILLAIISIVTLKIR, encoded by the coding sequence ATGCTGTATTATTTATTTGAATATTTAGAACAACAGTTCCAGTTTCCAGGAGCATCACTCTTTGGTTTCTTAACCTTTAGAGCAGCTGTAGCTATTATTTTGTCGTTGTTGATTTCTACAATTTTTGGTAAACGTATTATCCGATTCTTACAAAAGCAACAAGTAGGAGAAACTATTAGAGATTTAGGTTTAGAAGGCCAAGTTGAGAAAGCAGGAACTCCAACAATGGGTGGAATAATAATCATTTTAGCCACACTTATTCCGGTATTGCTTTTAGCCAAGCTAGAAAACATATACATCATATTACTGATTATTACTACGCTTTGGATGGGAACTATCGGATTTATTGATGATTACATTAAAAAATTCAAAAATGATAAGGAGGGTCTAAAAGGGAAATTTAAAGTTCTTGGACAAGTTGGTCTTGGTCTTATTGTTGGGCTAACTCTTTACTTTCATGAAGATGTAACCATTAAAGAAGAATTACCAATTCAGGAACAGCGCGTTTTATTAGATGAAAATCCAAATTTACCAGAAGCACAACTATTCGATGTTGCTAAGAAATCTACTAAAACAACAATTCCTTTTGTGAAGAATAATGAGTTTGATTATTCAGATTTAATCACTTGGATCAGTCCGGATTTAGAAAAATATGCATGGATGATTTTCATCCTAGTAACCATAATTATTGTAACAGCGGTTTCAAATGGTGCAAACCTTACTGATGGAATAGATGGCTTAGCTGCTGGAACATCAGCTATTGTCGTCTTGACTTTAGGAATTTTTGCTTGGGTGTCTGGTAACATCATCTTCTCTCAATATCTAGATATAATGTATATCCCTCAAGTTGAAGAAATCACCATTTATATCGCTGCATTTGTTGGTGCTTTAATAGGATTCCTTTGGTACAATGCGTATCCAGCTCAAGTTTTTATGGGTGATACTGGAAGTTTAACCATCGGAGGAATAATAGCTGTAATAGCAATTGCAGTAAGGAAAGAATGGTTGATACCAATTTTATGTGGGATTTTCTTAGCAGAGAATCTATCGGTAATGATGCAGGTCAGCTATTTCAAATACACAAGAAAAAAATATGGTGAAGGTCGACGCATTTTTAAAATGTCGCCGTTACATCATCATTATCAGAAATCAGGATATCACGAGAGTAAAATTGTAACACGATTTTGGATTGTTGGAATACTTCTAGCAATTATATCGATTGTGACATTGAAGATTAGATAA
- the murD gene encoding UDP-N-acetylmuramoyl-L-alanine--D-glutamate ligase, which produces MKRLVILGGGESGVGTALLGNAKGYQVFVSDKGKIKEKYKNVLLNNEIEFEDEQHTESKILNADIIMKSPGIPDRGALVKQIRDLGIKVVSEIEFASNYTDATLVAITGSNGKTTTATLTHHLLKRELDVGLAGNIGDSFAKQILEENHDNYVLEVSSFQLDDILDFQPKIAILTNITPDHLDRYDYKFENYIASKFRVVENQTEDDYFIYDADDEVILEWLQNHKIQSKQLPFSLTKVIEEGAYLDNNNIIITIDNNQIIMPTENITLEGKHNIKNAMAASTVAHLLKIRKQTIRESLENFQGVEHRLEHVLKINKVQYINDSKATNVNATYFALESMDAPTVWIVGGVDKGNDYKELFPFVNEKVKAIICLGVDNHKLFEAFGNMVDVIIETEFMSEAVKIAYKVADGGDNVLLSPACASFDLFENYEDRGRQFKNAVRNL; this is translated from the coding sequence ATGAAACGATTAGTCATTCTTGGTGGTGGAGAAAGTGGAGTTGGAACTGCACTTTTAGGAAATGCAAAGGGATACCAAGTGTTTGTTTCTGATAAAGGAAAGATCAAAGAAAAGTATAAAAACGTTCTTTTAAATAATGAGATTGAATTTGAAGATGAACAGCATACGGAATCAAAAATTCTGAATGCTGACATCATCATGAAAAGTCCTGGCATTCCTGATAGAGGGGCTTTGGTAAAACAAATTCGTGATTTAGGAATCAAAGTAGTTTCTGAGATTGAATTTGCTTCAAACTATACAGATGCAACTTTAGTTGCAATAACTGGTAGTAATGGTAAAACAACAACTGCAACTTTGACACATCATTTGCTTAAACGAGAATTGGATGTAGGATTAGCGGGTAATATAGGTGACAGTTTTGCAAAACAAATCCTTGAAGAAAATCATGATAACTATGTTCTTGAAGTGAGCAGTTTTCAGCTAGATGATATTTTAGATTTTCAACCAAAAATTGCAATCCTGACAAATATCACACCAGATCATTTAGATCGCTATGACTATAAGTTTGAAAACTATATTGCTTCAAAATTTAGAGTTGTAGAAAATCAAACAGAAGATGACTATTTCATCTACGATGCTGATGACGAAGTGATTTTAGAATGGCTTCAAAATCATAAAATTCAATCTAAACAACTGCCTTTTTCTTTGACTAAAGTCATTGAAGAAGGAGCCTATTTAGACAATAATAATATAATAATAACAATAGATAATAATCAAATAATTATGCCAACAGAAAACATAACATTAGAAGGTAAACATAACATTAAGAATGCAATGGCAGCCTCTACTGTGGCGCATTTACTCAAAATTAGAAAGCAAACTATACGTGAGAGCTTAGAGAATTTTCAAGGGGTTGAACATCGACTTGAGCATGTGTTGAAAATTAATAAAGTTCAGTACATTAATGATTCTAAAGCAACAAATGTTAATGCTACATATTTTGCTTTAGAGAGTATGGATGCACCAACGGTTTGGATTGTTGGTGGAGTGGATAAAGGAAATGATTACAAAGAGTTATTTCCATTTGTAAATGAAAAAGTAAAAGCAATAATCTGTCTTGGTGTTGATAATCATAAGTTGTTTGAGGCTTTCGGAAATATGGTAGATGTTATTATTGAAACTGAATTTATGAGCGAAGCTGTAAAAATTGCTTACAAAGTTGCTGATGGTGGTGATAATGTACTATTATCACCAGCTTGTGCGAGTTTCGATTTATTCGAAAACTATGAAGATCGTGGACGTCAATTTAAAAATGCAGTACGTAATTTATAG